In Acaryochloris marina S15, a single genomic region encodes these proteins:
- a CDS encoding Rab family GTPase, with protein MLQKKICMVGAFATGKTSLVARYVQGIYSDKYQTTVGVKIDKKSVTVADQDLNLILWDIHGEDEFQKIRMSYLRGSAAYILVVDGTRRDTLGTVFQLQTKVEDTIGKVPFITIFNKYDLSQDWEIGEEDLEELSQRQWTYCLGSARTGLGVEECFIKLAQMMI; from the coding sequence ATGCTCCAAAAAAAGATTTGTATGGTCGGTGCGTTTGCGACTGGGAAAACGAGCCTTGTCGCTCGATATGTTCAAGGCATTTATTCTGATAAATATCAAACGACTGTTGGCGTCAAAATCGATAAAAAAAGCGTAACCGTTGCGGATCAAGACTTAAATTTAATCCTATGGGACATTCATGGTGAAGATGAATTCCAAAAAATTAGAATGTCTTACTTGCGAGGATCCGCCGCCTATATTTTGGTGGTGGATGGTACTCGGCGAGATACATTAGGAACAGTCTTCCAATTACAAACCAAAGTGGAAGACACCATTGGCAAAGTGCCATTTATTACGATTTTCAATAAGTATGATCTAAGCCAAGACTGGGAAATCGGAGAGGAAGATCTCGAAGAATTATCCCAGCGGCAATGGACATACTGTTTGGGGAGTGCAAGGACTGGATTGGGGGTAGAAGAGTGCTTTATAAAATTGGCGCAAATGATGATTTAG
- the truB gene encoding tRNA pseudouridine(55) synthase TruB, whose amino-acid sequence MLGFLNLHKPTGMTSHDCVGKVRRICGLKRVGHGGTLDPLATGVLPIALGPVTRLLPYLPEQKAYQATIRFGITTTTDDLAGDILSQQAAEHLTTEAIEAALPKFLGSIEQRPPAYSAIQVQGQRLYDLARQGKDVTAPLRTVEVFDIQVLDWQVGEHAELEVAIACGPGTYIRSIARDLGEVLGTGATLSQLTRTLSCGFALPDSLTFETLEDQVQAGTFTPLEPSFSLQQPILHLPPAEAQRFCWGQKLPQDRGNGMMQVHDTCDHFLGMGEIIDGLLKPKVVLPPAS is encoded by the coding sequence ATGCTCGGTTTTTTGAATTTGCATAAGCCCACCGGCATGACCTCTCATGACTGTGTGGGGAAAGTTCGGCGGATCTGTGGCCTTAAGCGAGTGGGTCATGGCGGCACCCTTGATCCATTAGCAACAGGGGTTTTACCGATTGCTCTTGGCCCCGTAACCCGTCTTCTGCCCTATCTGCCAGAACAGAAAGCCTATCAAGCAACGATTCGCTTTGGTATCACCACCACAACCGATGACTTAGCAGGAGATATTCTGTCCCAACAGGCTGCTGAACATCTCACAACAGAAGCAATTGAGGCAGCATTACCGAAGTTTCTAGGCTCCATTGAACAACGGCCACCGGCCTACAGTGCCATTCAAGTGCAGGGTCAGCGTTTATATGATTTGGCTCGCCAAGGGAAAGATGTGACGGCTCCGCTGCGCACGGTGGAGGTGTTCGACATTCAGGTACTGGATTGGCAGGTGGGTGAACATGCGGAATTGGAGGTTGCGATCGCATGTGGTCCCGGCACCTATATTCGCTCTATTGCCAGGGATTTAGGTGAAGTTCTGGGAACCGGAGCAACCTTGTCCCAACTGACGCGAACCCTCAGTTGTGGCTTCGCCCTCCCGGACAGTTTGACCTTCGAGACGTTAGAAGATCAGGTCCAGGCAGGAACATTTACTCCCCTTGAGCCATCTTTTTCCCTACAACAACCGATTCTTCATTTGCCTCCAGCAGAGGCTCAGCGTTTTTGCTGGGGGCAAAAACTTCCTCAAGATCGGGGCAATGGCATGATGCAGGTGCATGATACTTGCGATCATTTTTTAGGGATGGGTGAAATCATCGACGGGCTGCTCAAGCCCAAGGTCGTTTTACCCCCAGCATCATAA
- the thiC gene encoding phosphomethylpyrimidine synthase ThiC has product MRHQWVANRHGQSNVSQMHYARQGQITEEMDHVAKRENLPADLIREEVARGRMIIPANVNHVNLEPMAIGIASKCKVNANIGASPNSSNMEEELDKLRLAVKYGADTVMDLSTGGGNLDEIRTAIINESSVPIGTVPIYQALESVHGNIENLTADDFLNIIDKHAQQGVDYQTIHAGILIEHLPLVRDRITGIVSRGGGILARWMLHHHKQNPLYTHFDDIIEIFKKHDVSFSLGDSLRPGCTHDASDDAQLAELKTLGQLTRRAWEHDVQVMVEGPGHVPMDQIEFNVRKQMEECSEAPFYVLGPLVTDIAPGYDHITSAIGAAMAGWYGTAMLCYVTPKEHLGLPDAEDVRNGLIAYKIAAHAADIARHRPGARDRDDQLSEARYNFDWNRQFDLSLDPERAREYHDETLPADIYKTAEFCSMCGPKFCPMQTKVDADALTELEKFLAKDQVGSAR; this is encoded by the coding sequence ATGCGTCATCAATGGGTTGCTAACCGTCATGGGCAGAGCAATGTCAGTCAGATGCACTATGCACGACAGGGCCAAATCACTGAAGAAATGGACCATGTTGCCAAACGTGAGAATCTTCCGGCTGATTTGATTCGGGAAGAAGTAGCTCGGGGACGAATGATCATCCCCGCCAACGTCAATCACGTCAATTTGGAACCGATGGCCATTGGCATTGCCTCCAAATGTAAGGTGAACGCCAATATTGGGGCTTCTCCCAATTCTTCCAATATGGAAGAAGAACTCGACAAGCTGCGTTTAGCGGTCAAGTACGGCGCAGATACCGTGATGGATTTGTCGACGGGTGGCGGTAACTTAGATGAAATTCGCACCGCCATTATCAATGAATCTTCTGTTCCCATTGGCACGGTCCCCATTTATCAAGCCTTAGAAAGCGTCCATGGCAATATTGAGAATCTAACGGCTGATGACTTTCTGAATATCATTGACAAGCATGCCCAGCAAGGTGTGGACTACCAAACGATTCATGCAGGCATCTTGATTGAACATTTGCCCTTGGTGCGCGATCGCATCACCGGTATCGTCTCTCGGGGCGGTGGGATTCTGGCTCGGTGGATGCTCCATCATCACAAGCAAAACCCTCTCTATACCCACTTCGACGACATCATCGAAATCTTCAAAAAGCATGATGTGTCCTTTAGCCTGGGTGATTCCCTACGACCGGGCTGTACCCATGATGCCTCTGATGATGCCCAACTTGCAGAGCTAAAAACCCTAGGACAGCTCACCCGCCGGGCTTGGGAACATGATGTCCAGGTAATGGTGGAAGGTCCAGGTCATGTGCCCATGGACCAAATTGAATTCAACGTCCGCAAGCAAATGGAGGAATGCTCTGAAGCTCCTTTCTATGTGCTGGGACCGTTGGTGACTGATATTGCACCGGGGTATGACCACATCACGTCTGCGATTGGGGCCGCTATGGCGGGTTGGTATGGCACTGCCATGCTCTGTTATGTCACTCCCAAAGAGCATCTAGGATTGCCGGATGCAGAAGATGTGCGTAATGGCTTGATTGCCTACAAGATTGCAGCCCATGCGGCGGATATTGCTCGCCATCGTCCTGGCGCTCGCGATCGGGATGATCAGCTCTCTGAAGCTCGCTACAACTTTGACTGGAATCGCCAGTTTGACCTGTCCCTCGATCCTGAGCGGGCCCGGGAGTACCATGATGAGACGCTACCCGCCGATATCTACAAAACGGCTGAGTTCTGCTCTATGTGTGGACCGAAGTTCTGTCCTATGCAAACTAAAGTCGATGCCGATGCCTTAACGGAGCTGGAGAAGTTCTTGGCTAAGGATCAGGTTGGCTCTGCGCGTTAG
- a CDS encoding DUF6816 family protein: protein MNGKDWRPYRVKGWGICLALLLCCWSLPGLASPLTERLAAFPEWQGKPVLKPASGDLVYPDWFLGDWQVTSTLVDLAAPLAPKLVTPGYADNENLVDQPVTFAVRFVEERTPLKAKVLANASPWELLSRKPAVIADLAFNGRSLAAAYLGEGAVQTVKVDPRFPNRQTTVLDQGRQLVSTISDRTTEFDAKNDTWVASELFQQEFRSSSQIYLNQVENTTSYRYINTSPAQIDADQVTAIYLSPQDPNYFQALNQPVALYRYHLVLVAE from the coding sequence GTGAACGGTAAAGATTGGCGGCCTTACAGAGTGAAAGGGTGGGGTATCTGTCTTGCACTATTGCTCTGCTGCTGGTCTTTACCAGGGCTGGCTAGTCCGTTAACGGAACGGCTAGCGGCCTTTCCAGAATGGCAAGGGAAACCGGTACTTAAGCCTGCATCTGGGGACTTGGTCTATCCCGACTGGTTTTTAGGCGATTGGCAAGTCACCAGTACCCTAGTGGATCTGGCGGCGCCCCTCGCGCCCAAATTAGTTACCCCTGGTTATGCCGATAACGAGAATTTGGTAGATCAGCCTGTGACCTTTGCGGTGCGTTTTGTAGAAGAACGGACGCCCTTAAAGGCAAAAGTGCTAGCCAATGCTTCTCCGTGGGAGTTGTTATCTCGTAAACCTGCGGTCATTGCTGACTTAGCGTTCAATGGTCGGAGTTTAGCCGCTGCTTACCTAGGAGAGGGGGCTGTGCAAACGGTGAAGGTTGATCCTCGCTTTCCCAATCGCCAAACGACGGTGCTTGATCAGGGGCGACAGTTAGTGTCGACCATTAGCGATCGCACCACTGAATTCGATGCTAAGAACGACACCTGGGTTGCTAGCGAACTTTTTCAGCAAGAGTTTCGCAGCAGCTCCCAAATTTATCTCAACCAAGTCGAAAATACGACTTCCTATCGCTACATCAACACGAGTCCGGCCCAAATTGATGCGGATCAAGTCACGGCTATCTACTTATCCCCTCAGGATCCAAACTATTTTCAAGCTTTGAATCAACCGGTTGCTCTCTATCGCTATCATCTAGTGCTGGTAGCCGAGTAA
- a CDS encoding alpha/beta hydrolase, producing the protein MRRPYFNFRRYSRLLSVVLSVALLQAGPMLAAERIFLSFLFLERSIPIRDLELYAKEGRKSKALAPYLGYFKPEQQTQLRASLQERLPLNAVAVAQFLYTPVGEALLKRIQQVVRTKSGQGSFFALRSALILAAKDPEGLTALSVLRHFPNAGVQVDVNTALELLNQVQTAVKTTNATVNAVIQQSKADPQADSLAGWSLSQSGLYDWERITLENLKDDSEKRLKYTGTARDFAADLYFPTTASDTPYPVLVISHGFNSDRTTYAYLAQHLASHGYVIVMPEHSGSNGQQIVDLLQGRAQDVTDPTEFIDRPLDVSYLLDQLAQTSIPDPRFKGSLNLEQVGILGHSYGGYTGFALAGATPNYKQLQQACQTGLESSLNISLALQCQALQTADKTVDLKDSRIQSVVAISPIGSSLFGKSGYQTIQVPVMIVAGSADTIAPVLPEQIQPFQWLTTPEKQLVLINNGSHYSTGNTSASSPDVLSALGTGDGPSPLGRYYTKALSTAFFGRYVQGQEQFAPFLTSSYAANLSREPLTLHLTPTLTFPAAPAKQDS; encoded by the coding sequence ATGAGACGACCGTACTTCAATTTCCGTCGATATAGCCGCTTGCTGAGTGTGGTGTTGTCCGTGGCTTTGCTGCAAGCTGGGCCAATGCTAGCGGCTGAGCGTATCTTTTTATCCTTTCTATTCTTAGAGCGTTCTATTCCCATTCGTGATTTGGAACTCTATGCCAAGGAAGGTCGCAAGAGCAAAGCGTTGGCCCCTTATTTGGGCTACTTTAAACCAGAGCAACAAACTCAACTGCGAGCCAGCTTACAAGAGCGCCTCCCCCTCAACGCAGTAGCCGTTGCCCAGTTTCTATACACCCCCGTCGGTGAAGCCTTACTCAAACGCATCCAACAGGTAGTGCGGACCAAGTCTGGACAAGGCAGTTTTTTTGCCCTCCGCTCTGCTTTAATTTTGGCCGCTAAAGATCCTGAAGGATTAACGGCCCTGAGCGTTTTGCGCCATTTCCCCAATGCTGGCGTCCAAGTAGATGTCAATACGGCCCTTGAACTACTCAATCAAGTGCAAACGGCAGTCAAAACTACTAATGCCACCGTTAACGCAGTGATTCAGCAATCTAAAGCGGATCCTCAAGCCGATAGCCTAGCAGGCTGGTCTTTATCTCAGTCGGGTCTTTACGATTGGGAGCGCATCACCTTAGAGAACTTAAAGGATGATAGTGAAAAGCGCTTGAAGTACACTGGCACGGCCCGTGACTTTGCTGCTGATCTGTATTTTCCAACCACAGCTTCAGACACCCCCTATCCGGTGCTGGTGATTTCTCATGGATTTAACTCCGACCGCACCACCTATGCTTACCTAGCACAGCATTTAGCCTCCCATGGGTATGTCATCGTCATGCCGGAACATTCTGGCAGTAACGGTCAGCAAATCGTTGACCTCCTGCAAGGGCGAGCGCAAGACGTCACCGATCCCACTGAATTCATTGATCGCCCTTTAGATGTCAGCTATCTCCTCGATCAACTGGCCCAGACATCCATTCCAGATCCACGATTCAAAGGCAGCCTCAATTTAGAGCAGGTTGGCATTCTAGGTCATTCCTATGGGGGATATACGGGTTTCGCCCTAGCGGGAGCTACGCCTAATTACAAACAATTACAGCAGGCTTGCCAAACCGGCTTAGAATCATCCCTCAACATTTCCCTCGCCTTGCAGTGTCAAGCCCTGCAAACAGCAGATAAAACCGTGGATTTGAAGGATTCGAGAATTCAATCCGTAGTGGCCATTAGCCCCATTGGCAGCAGTTTATTTGGAAAATCCGGCTATCAAACGATCCAGGTTCCTGTGATGATAGTGGCCGGAAGTGCAGATACAATCGCACCGGTACTACCGGAACAAATCCAACCCTTTCAGTGGTTAACGACCCCTGAAAAACAGTTGGTCTTGATTAATAATGGCTCCCATTACTCTACGGGTAATACATCTGCCAGTTCCCCTGATGTTTTGTCTGCCTTAGGGACGGGAGATGGTCCGAGTCCATTAGGCCGCTACTATACCAAAGCTCTGAGTACGGCGTTCTTTGGCCGCTATGTTCAGGGTCAGGAACAGTTCGCCCCGTTTCTAACTTCCAGCTATGCTGCCAATCTCAGTCGTGAACCTTTAACCTTGCATCTGACGCCCACCCTGACTTTCCCCGCAGCCCCAGCCAAGCAGGACTCTTGA
- a CDS encoding bifunctional diguanylate cyclase/phosphodiesterase, with product MTASLPANVLSALDILILERVDEHSLTIVGTAPSWFTQLYPQVQLTVDMAWIEKTLPFLANFLVDAVEFWHDNQPGQYKSGMWCEADRQDQEIHLEAAALNLGSQKILLVKAAEGEYIELLSFIQKARESTLDFIEERKQTSESILKTTFYDALTGLPNQTYFLIQLAHAFERSKRKKSYHFALLIVNIDRFQSINDSFGRLAGDQLLISIAWRLKNCLGEFDVFARLSGDEFIILLDEIDATSTAILAANQISAEFQTPFRLSGQELFITASVGIALTLMEYDRAEDLLRDANTAVSSAKGLGRANYVVFDPTMHARAVRLLQLENDLKRALREQELNLFFQPIVCLADQRIIGFEALVRWMHPKMGMVPPLEFIPIAEETGLIFEIDQWMLKEACFRIQQWRRFTEEPLSISVNFSAKQFDQPDLASQVRQVLLETRISPQQLMIEITESVLFSRDQAAIDTLHQLKNMGVSLCIDDFGTGYASLQYLQRLPVDTLKIDRSFIKRMDVDNLDLVRSIIELAHDLGLNVTAEGVETPVQRRFLLDMGCQEAQGHLFSKPVDGQVAVELLQEKMTNGLKDW from the coding sequence ATGACGGCATCGCTTCCTGCAAATGTACTCTCTGCTTTAGATATTTTGATTTTAGAGCGGGTTGATGAGCATTCCTTAACAATTGTAGGAACGGCGCCTTCTTGGTTTACCCAGCTCTATCCTCAAGTTCAACTCACCGTAGATATGGCTTGGATTGAAAAGACCTTGCCTTTTCTAGCTAATTTTCTAGTAGATGCGGTGGAGTTTTGGCATGACAATCAGCCAGGGCAGTATAAGTCGGGCATGTGGTGTGAAGCCGATCGCCAAGATCAGGAGATTCATTTGGAGGCGGCAGCCCTAAATTTGGGATCTCAGAAAATTCTCCTCGTTAAGGCTGCAGAGGGAGAATATATTGAACTCCTATCCTTTATTCAAAAAGCACGGGAAAGCACTTTAGATTTTATTGAAGAGCGCAAACAAACCAGCGAAAGCATTCTCAAAACGACGTTTTATGATGCCTTGACGGGACTGCCGAATCAAACCTATTTTCTGATTCAGTTGGCCCATGCTTTTGAACGATCTAAGCGCAAAAAAAGCTATCATTTTGCGCTCTTAATCGTCAATATTGACCGTTTTCAAAGTATTAATGACAGTTTTGGCCGTTTGGCCGGTGATCAGCTCCTTATTTCCATTGCTTGGCGCCTGAAAAATTGCTTGGGTGAATTTGATGTCTTTGCCCGGTTGAGTGGCGATGAATTCATTATTCTGTTGGATGAAATTGATGCGACGAGCACAGCAATATTGGCTGCCAACCAAATTTCGGCAGAGTTTCAAACCCCTTTTCGGTTGAGTGGGCAAGAGTTATTTATTACGGCCAGTGTCGGGATTGCCTTAACTCTGATGGAGTATGACCGGGCTGAAGATTTACTGCGCGATGCTAATACAGCGGTCAGTTCTGCCAAAGGGCTGGGGCGAGCTAATTATGTGGTATTTGATCCCACCATGCATGCGCGAGCGGTTCGACTGTTGCAGCTGGAAAATGATCTGAAGCGGGCACTGCGTGAGCAAGAACTGAACTTGTTTTTTCAGCCGATTGTGTGTTTAGCCGATCAAAGAATTATTGGATTTGAGGCCTTAGTCCGATGGATGCATCCCAAGATGGGCATGGTTCCTCCTTTAGAGTTTATTCCGATTGCTGAAGAAACGGGCCTGATTTTTGAGATCGATCAGTGGATGTTAAAAGAGGCCTGTTTCCGCATTCAGCAGTGGCGCAGATTTACCGAAGAACCTCTATCGATTAGTGTCAATTTTTCGGCTAAGCAATTCGATCAGCCGGATTTAGCATCTCAAGTCAGGCAAGTGTTGCTGGAAACTCGTATTTCTCCGCAACAGCTCATGATTGAAATTACTGAGAGTGTGCTGTTTAGTCGGGACCAAGCGGCGATCGATACCCTCCATCAGCTTAAAAATATGGGCGTCAGCCTCTGTATTGATGATTTTGGAACAGGCTATGCGTCGCTGCAGTATTTGCAGCGATTACCGGTGGATACTTTGAAGATTGATCGGTCCTTTATTAAACGGATGGATGTGGATAATCTCGATCTGGTGCGCTCCATTATTGAGTTAGCCCATGACCTGGGGTTAAATGTGACGGCTGAAGGAGTTGAAACCCCTGTACAGCGACGCTTTTTACTGGATATGGGATGCCAAGAAGCTCAGGGGCATTTATTCTCTAAACCGGTCGATGGGCAAGTGGCAGTGGAGCTGCTGCAAGAAAAGATGACTAACGGTCTGAAAGATTGGTGA
- a CDS encoding trypsin-like peptidase domain-containing protein — MMTHLKLPRRRLLQMAGGIALTLLWPHQAYGQTGRQVRDIAKAVTVLVSPQSSSGSGVLIKQEGSSYYVLTAKHVIESTGAGEEADVITADGQSHAVNTQAILYLSGVDLALIRFDSDRNYPVATLGNSESITETDTIYIAGFPLPGQAITSSTFTITKGAITGKGQYQRGYGLIYDNVTQPGMSGGPILSETGQVIGIHGLAEGERVQGVAVKAGLNLGVPINTILDLTPLALKPTPLAASSPPSSAPVASASGAEQTFRAFLDQHYAAMAPLIETRDAARLFNYMPIDKERFRYRQHTGLVQNYNDRVAGASAFFSKKPARQKWKLSYEITDLQMPTADQAIVSHIETVKWSNWPGLLRGVFRRRETTSWERINGQWKIVSVEEGERL; from the coding sequence ATGATGACCCACCTGAAATTACCCCGTCGCCGCCTGTTACAAATGGCAGGTGGCATAGCATTGACACTACTGTGGCCGCACCAGGCCTATGGCCAAACTGGACGACAGGTACGAGATATTGCCAAAGCCGTAACGGTCTTGGTTTCCCCCCAAAGCAGTTCCGGGTCAGGGGTCTTGATCAAGCAGGAAGGCAGCAGCTACTACGTACTCACGGCTAAGCATGTCATAGAGTCTACTGGTGCGGGGGAAGAGGCGGATGTGATCACTGCCGATGGCCAATCTCATGCCGTTAATACTCAGGCTATCTTGTACCTATCAGGGGTCGATTTAGCCCTGATTCGATTCGATAGTGATCGCAACTATCCGGTCGCCACCCTGGGTAACTCGGAATCCATCACCGAAACGGATACCATTTACATCGCTGGATTTCCCCTACCGGGCCAAGCCATCACTTCATCCACCTTCACGATTACGAAGGGAGCCATCACTGGCAAAGGTCAATACCAACGGGGATACGGTCTAATTTACGACAACGTCACCCAACCGGGCATGAGTGGTGGCCCTATTCTTAGTGAAACTGGACAAGTGATTGGCATTCACGGCTTAGCAGAGGGTGAACGCGTGCAAGGAGTAGCTGTCAAGGCAGGCTTGAACTTAGGCGTACCCATCAATACGATTCTGGACCTTACACCCCTGGCCCTTAAACCAACTCCTCTGGCGGCTTCATCTCCCCCATCTTCAGCCCCTGTAGCCTCCGCAAGTGGAGCAGAACAAACCTTTCGCGCTTTTCTAGATCAGCATTATGCAGCGATGGCCCCTTTAATCGAAACGCGGGATGCCGCTCGGCTATTTAACTATATGCCGATCGATAAGGAACGCTTTCGCTACAGGCAGCATACTGGATTGGTCCAAAACTACAACGATCGGGTTGCTGGAGCTTCAGCGTTTTTCTCCAAAAAACCAGCCAGACAAAAATGGAAACTCTCTTACGAAATCACTGATTTACAAATGCCCACGGCGGATCAAGCCATTGTCTCTCACATCGAAACGGTAAAATGGTCCAATTGGCCAGGCTTACTACGAGGGGTATTCCGCCGCCGTGAAACCACCTCTTGGGAGCGTATCAACGGCCAATGGAAAATTGTCTCGGTGGAAGAAGGTGAAAGGCTATAG
- a CDS encoding NUDIX hydrolase has translation MKPVDGLYQHSAALPYLIQPDGLKVVLITSRKRGRWIIPKGEIEPDLTAWDSAAKEAWEEAGIEGLIATEPLGTYAHQKWGSTCTVQVFPLVVTQLHGRWQEDHERERRVVSVAKAYKLVEMKSLRKMLGKFEKWLNL, from the coding sequence ATGAAACCAGTTGATGGGCTCTATCAGCACTCTGCTGCCTTGCCTTACCTCATTCAGCCGGATGGTTTGAAGGTGGTCTTAATTACATCCCGTAAGCGAGGTCGATGGATTATTCCTAAAGGAGAAATTGAACCGGATCTAACGGCCTGGGATTCGGCAGCAAAAGAGGCATGGGAAGAAGCGGGGATTGAAGGTTTGATTGCCACAGAACCGCTCGGCACCTATGCTCATCAAAAATGGGGAAGTACCTGTACTGTGCAGGTGTTTCCTTTGGTGGTGACCCAGCTTCATGGCCGATGGCAAGAAGACCATGAGCGAGAACGACGAGTGGTCTCTGTCGCTAAAGCGTATAAATTGGTCGAGATGAAGTCATTGCGGAAGATGTTGGGAAAGTTTGAAAAATGGCTCAATCTATAG
- a CDS encoding OmpA family protein: MSDLSSNVNRGNSHPKEISQASELNELRNLLIGPDLKDQFENTKLRSEDVSRVLPQAIQLTLETGDKTVSKAVVPTVEQAIKSSVNTDQNILSEALFPIMGPAIRKAIAVAIQNLTDSLNQGLEHSLSPQSLGWRFEAWRTGKSFAEVLLLRTLVYQVEQVFLIHKNSGLVLQHLAAPTAAAQDADLVSAMFTAIQDFVRDSFSVSDDTLGSLQVGELTIWVNEGPQAIIACVIRGNPPGKLRQTMENALERIHLVQESQLHEFQGDSSAFEPSQPYLEECLQSQYQTKQKKSSPLKWIGGAAGILILGLGAWGMWSNHERNQVRSFVDQLNQESGIVVMQTAKKDGKYVISGLKDPLAPEPTDLISTTELDPDKIDFHWEPYLSFDTAFVKSRVKSLLQPPETVALDVDANGAVEATGTAPQAWITQANQLAVRLPNVTRFNTQEVIPVEAGVLTSIKTKIEAQTLLFTQNAQLVPKQDAKLKILVAEIKKLTKTAKTINQTVAVLVEGHTDTSGSELINLYVRETRAKAIISLLSKQGIEKSQLQAVSIEPPEVANSESAKISKSNRKVTFKVIFVNPSDAD; this comes from the coding sequence ATGAGTGACTTATCTTCTAACGTAAATCGTGGGAACTCTCACCCTAAAGAGATATCCCAGGCTAGTGAGTTGAATGAGCTCAGAAACTTACTGATTGGCCCTGATCTAAAAGATCAGTTTGAGAACACCAAACTCCGCTCGGAAGATGTCAGTCGAGTGTTGCCCCAAGCGATTCAACTGACCCTAGAGACAGGGGACAAAACGGTCTCTAAAGCGGTGGTGCCTACGGTAGAACAGGCGATTAAATCTTCGGTTAATACCGATCAAAATATCTTGTCTGAGGCCCTTTTTCCCATCATGGGTCCGGCGATACGAAAAGCGATCGCAGTGGCCATACAGAATTTAACCGACTCCCTGAACCAAGGGCTCGAACATAGCCTTTCTCCCCAAAGCTTAGGTTGGCGGTTTGAAGCCTGGCGTACAGGCAAATCTTTTGCGGAAGTGCTATTGTTGCGCACCCTGGTCTATCAGGTCGAACAGGTTTTTCTGATTCACAAAAACTCGGGCTTGGTGCTGCAGCATCTAGCAGCACCAACGGCTGCAGCTCAAGATGCAGACTTGGTCTCTGCTATGTTTACGGCGATTCAAGACTTTGTTCGTGACTCTTTTAGTGTGAGTGACGATACCTTAGGAAGCCTGCAGGTAGGAGAGTTAACGATTTGGGTCAATGAAGGTCCCCAAGCTATTATTGCCTGCGTTATTCGGGGAAATCCTCCTGGAAAACTGCGGCAAACGATGGAAAATGCCCTAGAACGAATTCACCTAGTCCAAGAAAGCCAGCTGCACGAGTTTCAAGGAGATAGCAGTGCCTTTGAACCCAGCCAGCCTTATCTAGAAGAATGTTTGCAGTCCCAATATCAAACGAAACAGAAAAAATCGTCTCCCTTGAAGTGGATTGGTGGAGCAGCAGGGATTCTCATTCTGGGATTAGGGGCATGGGGCATGTGGTCTAACCATGAGCGTAATCAAGTACGGAGCTTTGTCGATCAACTGAATCAAGAGTCTGGCATCGTCGTGATGCAAACTGCCAAAAAAGACGGCAAATATGTGATATCCGGCTTGAAAGATCCCCTAGCACCTGAGCCAACCGACCTGATCTCAACCACCGAGCTCGATCCAGACAAGATTGATTTTCATTGGGAGCCCTATCTATCCTTCGATACTGCATTTGTGAAATCCAGAGTGAAATCGCTGCTGCAGCCTCCTGAAACAGTTGCCCTAGACGTCGATGCCAATGGCGCTGTTGAAGCGACGGGGACAGCCCCTCAAGCCTGGATAACCCAGGCGAATCAGTTAGCCGTGCGACTGCCTAATGTCACCCGTTTCAATACCCAAGAGGTCATTCCAGTTGAAGCGGGAGTACTGACCAGTATTAAGACCAAAATTGAGGCTCAAACCCTCTTATTTACCCAAAATGCTCAGTTGGTGCCTAAGCAAGATGCCAAATTGAAAATTCTGGTGGCAGAAATTAAAAAATTGACTAAAACAGCAAAAACCATTAACCAAACCGTTGCTGTTTTGGTTGAAGGACATACCGATACCAGTGGGTCTGAATTGATTAATCTTTATGTACGGGAGACCCGTGCTAAAGCCATCATTTCTTTGCTATCCAAGCAGGGAATTGAGAAAAGTCAGTTACAGGCAGTGAGTATTGAGCCTCCTGAAGTCGCAAATTCAGAATCGGCTAAGATCTCTAAATCCAATCGCAAGGTCACGTTTAAAGTTATTTTTGTTAATCCATCGGACGCTGATTAA